The Palaemon carinicauda isolate YSFRI2023 chromosome 38, ASM3689809v2, whole genome shotgun sequence genomic interval GCAAATATCTTCCTGAGAAAGATCAACAATGTTTTAGGAACATATTCAAGAATCGCATCCTGTTCAAGATCATTCTTAGACGGGTAATATTCTGAACTTGTCTGGAtacctttaatgtcattcttcataaGCTTGGCTGCCGTCTCTATGATTCTAATGGCCCCTGGTTCTGAATTGTCTGTTGAGCGGCTCTGTGCATAGAATTCATGGAGAATACATTTTGCTGTACTTAAGAATGTAACAACATTATATTTCCCATTAATTTCAGTCACAATGATTTTGTCTTTGAAATGTTCTAGCAATCGAGATGTCATGTATGAGAGACTGTATGGTTCAAAGCCAGTGTCCTCGAGAATTTCCTCCATTTTTTTGACAAGATCGACAATGGTGAGTTGCTCCTCGTCATTTTGCTGCAAATAATTGGCAACTTCCAGAAATGCCTGCTTTCTCTCTGAATCCTCTGATCTACCAATGTTTTGTTTCTTAGAAGAATCAGCAGAAGACAATGCCTTAGGAATGCTTTTATTGGATTCAAAGTTTGCAAAACATTTTCTGTGATAACATGCTTCTTCTGATACAAGGTCAGCTACATAACCTATTCTACCTTTAACAGTGGATGCCCAGCCATCATTTTTTCGGACTTTCTCACAAACTTTTAACACACTGTccttaaactcaatagtttctacATGGGAAACATCAACACCTCTTTTCTTTCTATCAGATTTTGCTCCAGAACCACAAAAAAAGACAATGTTCCTTATAGTTGAACACACACAAAGAGAGGCTTGCACAGGATGGCATTTCATCATGGGTGGACCAATTTTTAAGGTTAATTTCTATGTATTTTGGGTTGATCCAACGCTGTCTGCATTTCTTGTGAAGACGTTGACCAATCGGAATTATGATCTTCTGTCTGCATTGTTCAAAAGCTATGTTAATGGAATCGATTCCCTTCTGGCTGACGATGAATGTTTCTTCATTACTGGACAGTTCATTGTTGCAAATAGCACACTAGTCAGCATCCATAGTTATCAGTACTTAACTTTAGCCGACCTGAAATTAGAATATCACAGAATATTAAGCTCCTGCATTAATAcatcaaaagagataaaaataagGCATAAGAAGTTATAATTATATTGAACTTTATGAAAACTGTTGGTTTTATCCAATTTCACATAGCTATATTTGGTATTCTTGAAGTAtttggtatatatttatttatttatatatatatatatatatatatatatatgtgtatatatatatatatatatatatatatatatatatatatatatatatatatatatatatatatatatatatatagttacttactCTGGTGGTATTTAGGCCACATGACCCAACACCGCTCGTGGATAGGATTCTCCACTCTTCTCTATCCTGTCCCTGATGGAACCATTCTTTCGGGTTTCCCCCAGAGATTCTTACACCCTCCTTCAAGTATCTTCAATCTTTTCTTGGCCGTCCAACAGGCCTTCTTCCAGCAACCTCagccaagaatatcctctttggagctctatcctcatccatacgagccatatgtcctgcccattggggtcttcttgatctaattacatcacatatatttggttggtttgttCTATTTCTTATTTCCCTATTATGTCGTCTTCGCCATACATTTATTTCTTGGTCATAGATGCCTGCCCCCCAATTCTTAGAATCCCATtctcaaaaatttcaaattttttctctaattttttttgtTAGAGACCATGTCTCGCATCCATATATCAAAACTAGTCTGATAACCGTgttatatattcttaattttgttttacGGGAGATTGATCGTCCTTTAAAAAGGTCTGTAAGGCTGAAATAACATCTGTTGGCTGCTCCAATCCTTGCTGTAACTTCCTCAGCCAATCCAGCGTTCTGCGACATAATAGTACCCAGATATTTAAAGGACTCTACTGTCTCAGTTCTGATGCCTGCAAGCTCTACATTTCCCTGTAATTGCGCTGTTCTTGCTACTTCCATAATTTTAGTTTTGCCTTCATTCATCTCTAGTCCCACCTGGCAGGCCATTGTTTTGAACTGTGTTGTTAGGTTCTCCACCTCCCTGAGGTTGACCCCTATGATATCTATGTCATCGGCATAGCTTaagcagttgatatatatatatatatatatatatatatatatatatatatatatatatatatatatatatatatatatatatatgagctaagcacagtcaggttgttactttgtggaataagtgaatgtcaacagatgtcttctttgttaaaggaaagacggttaaaatgtggcttggcttggctttaggcactcaaaaatgttcgttaaaagttagcgtcaccaaaatctctctctcttggttcttttaagactttcgggtcagcacagccaatcatcgatcaggccatagaaaggccaaggtgggcgcttgaactgccatagttttttagtcagttagagttgggaggctcgaGTGTATAGACctaacgtccaggtcacgggtgccagaatgagtgccaaccagtaccatttctctgaggactttttattagtaaagtaacgtaatgataataagggctgcccttgtagcttaaatagaatatagcagctgtggaaaattaacaattcgattatcattggtgcatgatcctaccctctctcataatagtgttagccatggattgtctctatctttgtttccccaagacgtgaagttgaaccccccttaatacgacctaaatcgggtcatattaaatggtgtgaGGTGTTGTGGGGTGATTAACAAATtagcgtctgtgctaagtgattttagccgacgtgagatttttgaaaaagtggaaacaaaagagactagtgacaatggttaacacgagaagttcgacgtcgagtggcagtgacggagagagagaggggtgaaatgaagtgtagctcaTGTATGCCCGGTACTTGGTGaacgtttctcaacgcacatgatagcagatacacaaccaagaggcagcccggcacccaaccgacatcgacaaccttccCAGGATGGGACGCTTGTagaagaacctcgaagaggcagaggtctgagaggtaggatGAGGCGACTGGCGATTGTTGGAActgaggggtggtactaacagatggccacctacggcctttatggccctacgatgaacagcggtagtgttatggatgtcaggccacaaaccaccatctgaaagctgtttaaaaagaagacagcgtcggcagaagaaatcatgtttcccctgtaccaacgagagggaggggaagacgacgcaggaaggggaagacaacgcgggaaggggactaacggtccctcgggccgtccgtcagaccgcaaggactggggacgggagtgccaaggagtgagcctgccatctttgccccagagtgtgggggaggggagctagatgctcccccagtgagcagtaggggat includes:
- the LOC137630146 gene encoding uncharacterized protein, whose amino-acid sequence is MMKCHPVQASLCVCSTIRNIVFFCGSGAKSDRKKRGVDVSHVETIEFKDSVLKVCEKVRKNDGWASTVKGRIGYVADLVSEEACYHRKCFANFESNKSIPKALSSADSSKKQNIGRSEDSERKQAFLEVANYLQQNDEEQLTIVDLVKKMEEILEDTGFEPYSLSYMTSRLLEHFKDKIIVTEINGKYNVVTFLSTAKCILHEFYAQSRSTDNSEPGAIRIIETAAKLMKNDIKGIQTSSEYYPSKNDLEQDAILEYVPKTLLIFLRKIFAGKDNDLKLALVGQAIIKAARPRVHLAPLQFGLAVEMHDQFRSRFLIDTEICMASLHLTLKSRNLKEVLLFFMALKLSPQLKLNLCSL